From Cervus canadensis isolate Bull #8, Minnesota chromosome 28, ASM1932006v1, whole genome shotgun sequence, one genomic window encodes:
- the ECI2 gene encoding enoyl-CoA delta isomerase 2 isoform X2, with translation MQGIPAERSEGGESACPTQVPALGLHVRSPAMRASQKDFNSAVDQVKLLKEDPGNEVKLKLYALYKQATEGPCNVPKPGMLDFINKTKWDAWNALGSLSKEAARQKYVDLVSSLSAASESPSPKAPAADRKQLEGDSLVVTSEDGITTIRLNRPTKKNALTTQMYRDIIAALQAASKDESAITVLTGSGDYYCSGNDLTNFTHLPAGGPEEMARSGEVLLRDFVDCLIDFPKPLVAVVNGPAVGISVTILGLFDVVYATDRATFHTPFSHLGQSPEGCSSYTFPKIMGSSKAAEMLLFGKKLTAQEACAQGLVTEVFPDGTFQKEVWARLKAYSKLPPNAMRISKQIIRNREKEKLHAVNAEESSVLRERWLSDECMNAVASFLSRKARL, from the exons CCCCACGCAGGTCCCAGCCCTCGGGCTGCACGTGCGCAGCCCGGCCATGCGAGCCAGCCAGAAGGACTTTAACAGCGCAGTGGACCAGGTGAAGCTCCTGAAGGAGGATCCGGGCAATgaagtgaagctgaaactctacgCACTCTACAAGCAG GCCACTGAAGGACCCTGTAACGTGCCCAAACCAGGTATGCTGGACTTTATCAATAAGACCAAATGGGATGCATGGAATGCTCTTGGCAGTCTGTCCAAG GAAGCTGCCAGACAGAAGTACGTGGACTTGGTGTCCAGTCTGAGCGCCGCCTCCGAGTCCCCCAGCCCAAAGGCACCTGCAGCAGACAGGAAGCAACTGGAAGGCGACAGCCTGGTGGTGACCTCCGAAGACGGCATCACCACCATCAGGCTGAACCGTCCAACCAAAAAAAACGCTCTCACCACTCAG ATGTATCGTGACATCATAGCTGCACTTCAGGCTGCAAGCAAGGATGAGTCAGCCATAACTGTTTTAACAG GCAGCGGGGACTACTACTGCAGCGGGAACGACCTGACCAACTTCACGCATCTGCCCGCCGGCGGGCCGGAGGAGATGGCCAGGAGCGGGGAGGTCCTGCTGAG GGATTTCGTCGACTGTTTAATAGATTTCCCGAAGCCTCTGGTGGCCGTGGTCAACGGGCCGGCCGTGGGGATCTCCGTCACCATCCTCGGGCTGTTTGACGTCGTGTACGCGACCGACAGG GCAACCTTTCACACCCCGTTCAGTCACCTGGGCCAGAGTCCGGAAGGCTGTTCCTCTTACACTTTTCCCAAGATAATGGGCTCAAGCAAG GCGGCAGAGATGCTCCTTTTTGGGAAGAAGTTAACAGCCCAGGAAGCGTGTGCCCAAGGACTCGTTACCGAAGTTTTTCCCGATGGCACTTTTCAGAAAGAAGTTTGGGCCAGGCTGAAAGCATATTCAAAGCTCCCCCCAAAT GCCATGAGAATTTCCAAGCAGATCATCAGAAACCGGGAGAAAGAAAAGTTGCACGCGGTCAACGCGGAAGAAAGCAGCGTCCTGAGGGAGAGGTGGCTGTCGGACGAGTGCATGAATGCCGTCGCGAGCTTCCTGTCCAGGAAGGCGAGGCTCTGA
- the ECI2 gene encoding enoyl-CoA delta isomerase 2 isoform X1 — protein MASGLAPGWQSRPCPRAAMAGLAGRFARRWCSGLLRSPTQVPALGLHVRSPAMRASQKDFNSAVDQVKLLKEDPGNEVKLKLYALYKQATEGPCNVPKPGMLDFINKTKWDAWNALGSLSKEAARQKYVDLVSSLSAASESPSPKAPAADRKQLEGDSLVVTSEDGITTIRLNRPTKKNALTTQMYRDIIAALQAASKDESAITVLTGSGDYYCSGNDLTNFTHLPAGGPEEMARSGEVLLRDFVDCLIDFPKPLVAVVNGPAVGISVTILGLFDVVYATDRATFHTPFSHLGQSPEGCSSYTFPKIMGSSKAAEMLLFGKKLTAQEACAQGLVTEVFPDGTFQKEVWARLKAYSKLPPNAMRISKQIIRNREKEKLHAVNAEESSVLRERWLSDECMNAVASFLSRKARL, from the exons CCCCACGCAGGTCCCAGCCCTCGGGCTGCACGTGCGCAGCCCGGCCATGCGAGCCAGCCAGAAGGACTTTAACAGCGCAGTGGACCAGGTGAAGCTCCTGAAGGAGGATCCGGGCAATgaagtgaagctgaaactctacgCACTCTACAAGCAG GCCACTGAAGGACCCTGTAACGTGCCCAAACCAGGTATGCTGGACTTTATCAATAAGACCAAATGGGATGCATGGAATGCTCTTGGCAGTCTGTCCAAG GAAGCTGCCAGACAGAAGTACGTGGACTTGGTGTCCAGTCTGAGCGCCGCCTCCGAGTCCCCCAGCCCAAAGGCACCTGCAGCAGACAGGAAGCAACTGGAAGGCGACAGCCTGGTGGTGACCTCCGAAGACGGCATCACCACCATCAGGCTGAACCGTCCAACCAAAAAAAACGCTCTCACCACTCAG ATGTATCGTGACATCATAGCTGCACTTCAGGCTGCAAGCAAGGATGAGTCAGCCATAACTGTTTTAACAG GCAGCGGGGACTACTACTGCAGCGGGAACGACCTGACCAACTTCACGCATCTGCCCGCCGGCGGGCCGGAGGAGATGGCCAGGAGCGGGGAGGTCCTGCTGAG GGATTTCGTCGACTGTTTAATAGATTTCCCGAAGCCTCTGGTGGCCGTGGTCAACGGGCCGGCCGTGGGGATCTCCGTCACCATCCTCGGGCTGTTTGACGTCGTGTACGCGACCGACAGG GCAACCTTTCACACCCCGTTCAGTCACCTGGGCCAGAGTCCGGAAGGCTGTTCCTCTTACACTTTTCCCAAGATAATGGGCTCAAGCAAG GCGGCAGAGATGCTCCTTTTTGGGAAGAAGTTAACAGCCCAGGAAGCGTGTGCCCAAGGACTCGTTACCGAAGTTTTTCCCGATGGCACTTTTCAGAAAGAAGTTTGGGCCAGGCTGAAAGCATATTCAAAGCTCCCCCCAAAT GCCATGAGAATTTCCAAGCAGATCATCAGAAACCGGGAGAAAGAAAAGTTGCACGCGGTCAACGCGGAAGAAAGCAGCGTCCTGAGGGAGAGGTGGCTGTCGGACGAGTGCATGAATGCCGTCGCGAGCTTCCTGTCCAGGAAGGCGAGGCTCTGA
- the C28H6orf201 gene encoding uncharacterized protein C6orf201 homolog, producing the protein MGTARNNQVELKLPLLEKPKTLKNYSQPEVLRHTFETLSNLHKLLPNHLMELLHSCKSEEDKKKCFAGVEVWSGLPLLDPSGRSLRERSETEQACGIPAGHRIPAKSGGSSLPQHGRDPGYNLEWQSPASNPSPPDPCFFTWLKKNMRPTEDLASVTQRLSAFGPIESVTLCGRQSAVVVFRDMVSACNVVNAFQSRAPGSMFQCSWQQPFMSRELRLPPTKSQRKLPRRV; encoded by the exons ATGGGGACAGCCAGGAACAACCAAGTGGAGCTGAAACTCCCGCTCCTCGAGAAACCTAAGACCCTGAAAAACTACAGCCAGCCTGAGGTTCTCCGTCACACCTTCGAGACTCTGTCCAACCTTCACAAGTTGCTTCCCAATCATCTGATGGAGCTGCTCCACTCCTGCAAGAGTGAGGAGGACAAGAAAAAAT GCTTTGCAGGTGTGGAGGTGTGGAGTGGCCTGCCCCTCCTGGACCCGTCAGGGAGG AGTCTGCGGGAGCGCTCAGAGACGGAGCAGGCGTGTGGGATCCCCGCGGGCCATCGCATCCCAG CCAAGTCAGGAGGCAGCAGCCTGCCCCAACACGGCCGGGACCCAGGATACAACCTTGAGTGGCAGAGCCCTGCCTCTAATCCTAGTCCGCCAGATCCCTGCTTTTTCAC GTGGCTGAAAAAGAACATGCGACCCACCGAAGACCTGGCCTCGGTCACGCAGAGGCTGTCGGCGTTCGGGCCGATCGAGTCGGTGACCCTGTGCGGGCGGCAGAGCGCCGTGGTGGTTTTCAGAGACATGGTCTCGGCCTGCAACGTGGTGAACGCGTTCCAGAGCAGGGCGCCGGGGAGCATGTTCCAGTGCTCCTGGCAGCAGCCGTTCATGTCGAGGGAGCTGAGGCTGCCCCCGACCAAGAGCCAGCGGAAGCTCCCCAGGCGCGTCTGA
- the ECI2 gene encoding enoyl-CoA delta isomerase 2 isoform X3: protein MRASQKDFNSAVDQVKLLKEDPGNEVKLKLYALYKQATEGPCNVPKPGMLDFINKTKWDAWNALGSLSKEAARQKYVDLVSSLSAASESPSPKAPAADRKQLEGDSLVVTSEDGITTIRLNRPTKKNALTTQMYRDIIAALQAASKDESAITVLTGSGDYYCSGNDLTNFTHLPAGGPEEMARSGEVLLRDFVDCLIDFPKPLVAVVNGPAVGISVTILGLFDVVYATDRATFHTPFSHLGQSPEGCSSYTFPKIMGSSKAAEMLLFGKKLTAQEACAQGLVTEVFPDGTFQKEVWARLKAYSKLPPNAMRISKQIIRNREKEKLHAVNAEESSVLRERWLSDECMNAVASFLSRKARL from the exons ATGCGAGCCAGCCAGAAGGACTTTAACAGCGCAGTGGACCAGGTGAAGCTCCTGAAGGAGGATCCGGGCAATgaagtgaagctgaaactctacgCACTCTACAAGCAG GCCACTGAAGGACCCTGTAACGTGCCCAAACCAGGTATGCTGGACTTTATCAATAAGACCAAATGGGATGCATGGAATGCTCTTGGCAGTCTGTCCAAG GAAGCTGCCAGACAGAAGTACGTGGACTTGGTGTCCAGTCTGAGCGCCGCCTCCGAGTCCCCCAGCCCAAAGGCACCTGCAGCAGACAGGAAGCAACTGGAAGGCGACAGCCTGGTGGTGACCTCCGAAGACGGCATCACCACCATCAGGCTGAACCGTCCAACCAAAAAAAACGCTCTCACCACTCAG ATGTATCGTGACATCATAGCTGCACTTCAGGCTGCAAGCAAGGATGAGTCAGCCATAACTGTTTTAACAG GCAGCGGGGACTACTACTGCAGCGGGAACGACCTGACCAACTTCACGCATCTGCCCGCCGGCGGGCCGGAGGAGATGGCCAGGAGCGGGGAGGTCCTGCTGAG GGATTTCGTCGACTGTTTAATAGATTTCCCGAAGCCTCTGGTGGCCGTGGTCAACGGGCCGGCCGTGGGGATCTCCGTCACCATCCTCGGGCTGTTTGACGTCGTGTACGCGACCGACAGG GCAACCTTTCACACCCCGTTCAGTCACCTGGGCCAGAGTCCGGAAGGCTGTTCCTCTTACACTTTTCCCAAGATAATGGGCTCAAGCAAG GCGGCAGAGATGCTCCTTTTTGGGAAGAAGTTAACAGCCCAGGAAGCGTGTGCCCAAGGACTCGTTACCGAAGTTTTTCCCGATGGCACTTTTCAGAAAGAAGTTTGGGCCAGGCTGAAAGCATATTCAAAGCTCCCCCCAAAT GCCATGAGAATTTCCAAGCAGATCATCAGAAACCGGGAGAAAGAAAAGTTGCACGCGGTCAACGCGGAAGAAAGCAGCGTCCTGAGGGAGAGGTGGCTGTCGGACGAGTGCATGAATGCCGTCGCGAGCTTCCTGTCCAGGAAGGCGAGGCTCTGA